In Tachyglossus aculeatus isolate mTacAcu1 chromosome 10, mTacAcu1.pri, whole genome shotgun sequence, the following proteins share a genomic window:
- the SLC35B4 gene encoding UDP-xylose and UDP-N-acetylglucosamine transporter isoform X2, whose product MRAACAVGLVFAGCCSNVIFLELLARRFPGCGNIVTFAQFLFIAVEGFIFEADLGRKPPAIPIRYYAIMVTMFFTVSVVNNYALNLNIAMPLHMIFRSGSLIANMILGIIILKKRYSVSKYTSIALVSVGIFICTLMSAKQVASESSLSEADGFQAFAWWLLGICALTFALLMSARMGIFQETLYKQFGKHSKEALFYNHALPLPGFLFLASDIYDHAILFSQSEPYQVPVLGVTMPIMWFYLLMNIITQYVCIRGVFILTTECASLTVTLVVTLRKFVSLIFSILYFQNPFTPWHWLGTLCVFIGTLMYSEVWKNLGAAWGRSHKEDKRE is encoded by the exons ATGCGGGCGGCCTGCGCCGTGGGCCTGGTGTTCGCCGGCTGCTGCAGTAACGTCATCTTCCTGGAGCTCCTGGCCCG GAGGTTTCCAGGATGTGGGAACATCGTGACGTTTGCACAGTTTTTATTTATAGCGGTGGAAGGTTTTATCTTCGAAGCTGACCTGGGAAGGAAGCCGCCAGCCATTCCAATAAG GTACTATGCCATCATGGTGACCATGTTCTTCACTGTCAGTGTGGTGAATAATTATGCCCTGAACCTCAACATTGCCATGCCACTGCATATGATATTTAGATCG GGTTCTCTAATTGCCAACATGATTCTAGGCATCATCATTTTGAAAAAGAG GTACAGCGTATCCAAATACACCTCCATTGCTCTGGTGTCGGTGGGAATTTTTATCTGCACTCTAATGTCTGCAAAACAGGTG GCTTCCGAGTCCAGTTTGAGTGAAGCTGATGGGTTCCAAGCATTTGCATGGTGGTTATTAG GTATATGTGCACTGACGTTTGCCCTTTTGATGTCTGCCCGGATGGGGATCTTCCAGGAGACGCTATATAAGCAGTTTGGAAAACACTCCAAAGAGGCTTTGTTTTACAAC CATGCATTACCATTACCTGGCTTCCTCTTCTTAGCTTCGGATATTTATGATCATGCAATTCTCTTCAGCCAGTCTG AACCGTACCAAGTCCCAGTCCTTGGAGTGACTATGCCCATCATGTGGTTCTACCTCCTCATGAACATCATAACCCA GTACGTGTGCATCCGAGGAGTGTTCATCCTCACGACGGAATGTGCCTCCCTGACGGTCACGCTGGTTGTGACGCTGCGCAAGTTCGTCAGTCTCATTTTTTCCATCCTCTACTTCCAGAACCCTTTCACGCCCTGGCACTGGCTGGGCACCCTGTGCGTCTTCATCGGGACCCTGATGTACTCAGAAGTGTGGAAGAACCTCGGGGCCGCCTGGGGTCGGTCCCACAAGGAGGACAAGAGGGAGTGA
- the SLC35B4 gene encoding UDP-xylose and UDP-N-acetylglucosamine transporter isoform X1 has product MIGPWIAQILTQFVSPYYAIMVTMFFTVSVVNNYALNLNIAMPLHMIFRSGSLIANMILGIIILKKRYSVSKYTSIALVSVGIFICTLMSAKQVASESSLSEADGFQAFAWWLLGICALTFALLMSARMGIFQETLYKQFGKHSKEALFYNHALPLPGFLFLASDIYDHAILFSQSEPYQVPVLGVTMPIMWFYLLMNIITQYVCIRGVFILTTECASLTVTLVVTLRKFVSLIFSILYFQNPFTPWHWLGTLCVFIGTLMYSEVWKNLGAAWGRSHKEDKRE; this is encoded by the exons ATGATTGGTCCGTGGATAGCACAGATATTGACCCAATTCGTCAGTCC GTACTATGCCATCATGGTGACCATGTTCTTCACTGTCAGTGTGGTGAATAATTATGCCCTGAACCTCAACATTGCCATGCCACTGCATATGATATTTAGATCG GGTTCTCTAATTGCCAACATGATTCTAGGCATCATCATTTTGAAAAAGAG GTACAGCGTATCCAAATACACCTCCATTGCTCTGGTGTCGGTGGGAATTTTTATCTGCACTCTAATGTCTGCAAAACAGGTG GCTTCCGAGTCCAGTTTGAGTGAAGCTGATGGGTTCCAAGCATTTGCATGGTGGTTATTAG GTATATGTGCACTGACGTTTGCCCTTTTGATGTCTGCCCGGATGGGGATCTTCCAGGAGACGCTATATAAGCAGTTTGGAAAACACTCCAAAGAGGCTTTGTTTTACAAC CATGCATTACCATTACCTGGCTTCCTCTTCTTAGCTTCGGATATTTATGATCATGCAATTCTCTTCAGCCAGTCTG AACCGTACCAAGTCCCAGTCCTTGGAGTGACTATGCCCATCATGTGGTTCTACCTCCTCATGAACATCATAACCCA GTACGTGTGCATCCGAGGAGTGTTCATCCTCACGACGGAATGTGCCTCCCTGACGGTCACGCTGGTTGTGACGCTGCGCAAGTTCGTCAGTCTCATTTTTTCCATCCTCTACTTCCAGAACCCTTTCACGCCCTGGCACTGGCTGGGCACCCTGTGCGTCTTCATCGGGACCCTGATGTACTCAGAAGTGTGGAAGAACCTCGGGGCCGCCTGGGGTCGGTCCCACAAGGAGGACAAGAGGGAGTGA